The genomic segment ctgtacatagcccatctataatttagcccaaacaactaccgcttcccctactgtatttatttatttattttgctcctttgcatcccattatttctatttctactttgcactttcttccactacaaatctaccattccagtgttttacttgctatattgtatttactttgccaccatggccttttttgcctttacctcccttatctcacctcatttgctcacattgtatatagacttatttttctactgtattattgactgtatgtttgttttactccatgtgtaactctgtgttgttgtatgtgtcgaactgctttgctttatcttggccaggtcgcaattgtaattgagaacttgttctcaacttgcctacctggttaaataaaggtgaaaaaaaagggAAGAAATGAATCCCTCAATGAGCATCGGTGTAATAGAACCTATTAAaatggtaatatatatatatatatatatatatatatatatatatgtacatttaCTCATGCCTCATACATGTTTCATGTACTCAACATTTACATGTCAAACAGAGTATAATGTCCTTAAAATGTCTCCCTGCACAGAATATTGTTTTCACATATGCAATGAACCTGTTTACCGGTGTTTATTTATGTGACTGTCGGACTTTTCAAGGTGATTGATTGGAAATGGACTGTATTGAAAATCTAAATACTCAGACAGGGAtatactgccaccttctggtgaTATTTTTCTTTAACCCTGGTGGATTGTTACATGGGGTTTTTGTCGAAGATGTGCACTCTCACAGACCACAATTTGCATAGCTGACATAAAAAGGTTGTATTTTAGCCTTGGCGCCAGTCTGTTtttgctctcttgccaactccttatggaattgtcTACAATGCCAAAAAGCATAAACAAATCTGAGACCAAGCTAGTTTTGTTCATGTAGTTTAAGAGAAATGTAATCTAAATGGATGTGTTTGGTGGGGGTTGCAAAGTGCTTTTAGCATTGATTTGTAGCTGTGTAGAATAGTAAACATAGTTGCACAAATGTTGTAGATTAAAATCTCAAAGGAAGCAGATGAATTCCAGACGTTTTAATGGCCACTATTTTAGAATTCTACTAATGTGCAGGGCCATTCCAATAGAATTCAGAATGATTTCCAAATGATTGTTTCCATAGAGACATTACAAACCAAGAGTGTATAAAAATATTGTTTTaattcaaataagcaaagtgttGATTCACTGAAAGACATGGAGGTGGTTCAGCCCTATGCAGAGACATATCTTATGAAGCTGACATTCTATGCAGAAGACGATCCTGCCTTCAATTTAGGTaaatattgttttttttatgtaaattGTTAAATTGCcagcaatttatttatttttttgtcagaGTTTATTTCAAACTATTTCAAAGTTCCATTCTTTGTTTCATGATTGGGCAGATTTCATGAAGGAAACATACTCCTACTCAACATACACAGCGACAGTGCGACTGACCAATACAGCGGAGAAGCCTCTGACACAGCAGAACCTGCAGTGTGTGGCCCTCAGCCTACCAGACCTCCACTACCGTCTCACAGGCCATCCTTATGCCTCGGGTCTCCTCCACCTTGCCCacctccagacagaccctctACCCCTGGACTATAGCCCTCCAGCTAGACCAACCCTGGATCCCAGAAAGCAGACATGGGACAGTGTCTCTCTGGAACATTCCACTATTCCCCTGACCGAGACCTCTCTTCCGGAGGGCCAGTTCCATGGCTCTCAAGGGGATAGCGAGAGCAGCAGTATCACTGACTGGTTCCTCTGTGACGGGTCATTTGTGCCAGACTTCCCAGGGAAGGAGTGGACCTCTGTGAACTACGGAGGCCTAGAGTTTATAAGGGCTTTCTCCCCAATCAGACAGACTGACAATGCAGCTGATATACTGGGAAGGTGTAATATCACCGATTACACTGCTTACGATCAGTTTGTCTTCTCTGTTGATGTGGACATCCTCAAGGCAAAAGATCCTTCAGGAACAGAGGAATCTAGTCCTGCCTCCAAAATGTTAGAAGAGAATAgtttagaaagagagaaagctaGTCCCGCCTCCAAAAGGGAAGAGGGGAATAGTTTTGTAAAAGAATAGTTTAGAGGGGAATAGTTTAGAGAGAATGCTAGTTCTGCCTACACATGGGAAGAGATGAATCATTTAGACAGAGAGGACACTAGTCCCACCAACGAATGGGAAGAGCAGAATAGTTTAGGAAGAGAGGACCCTAGTCCCACCTACAAAAGAAAAGACAGCAATAGTTTAGGAATAGAGGCCACTAGTTTTGCCTACAAAGGGGAAGAGGGGAATCGTTTCAGGAGAAAGGCTGTTAGTTCCCCCTACATAAAAAAAAGAGAGGACAAAGTACCTGGATGTACAGAAGCGAGGACCAAACCGAAGACAGGGAAGAAAGATAACTAAATGATCCTTAAGGCTTTTATATGGCCagactatgaaagtttagatgtgATTCAAAGTATTTTATGTAGCTTCAGGCAAAGCCTCCTACATCCAAAAAGGCACAATCACTGAATGCATGGTTTCAATGTTTTTACAATAAAACAGAACGACACCTACTCCCTGAATATTTTCTTTATTCTTTTAAGTCAAAGTCCAAGGCATCTGTCAGAACAAAACCAGAGGTGAcaaaacaatatacagtacattaatcAAACTCCAACACATCTTTAGGAGCCAAACAACGTAGCTGTATTATCAGCAGAAAGCTTGTATGAACACAGTCTATCTCCAGAGAAAAGGTTTGTAAATCCCCTTtaattaaaggtagactcagcaaagTTACGTTGCCACAAACAGCACCGGAGATATAGAGATGAgcgacagtcacacacagtatctgtgcACGGGTTCGCGTCACGCTGTTCACAGCATGGTAGCCAGGGCACCAAAATAGCTGAGAAGTCGAGTCTCAGGCTTCTACGCTTCTTAGTTGTGGAAATTGACCTACTATGTTGTTTACTTTTCTGCTTCATATCGCTGAGTGTCTACCTTTAAACCAAAACTACATTCTCATTGTGTTTCATCAATTTGTCCTTAACGTACCCTAGTGAAAGCTCTTTCCTGATAATTCAACAGGGaaaagggggggaaaaaacacagTTTTGGTTGGTCACTTACAATTCAACTcttgttcatctgtacaaaatcCCCCCAGGTGAGGGAGAAGGCACGTTCCTTATCCATTTCATTCAACTGTACTGCTGCTGAGCTTAGCATTTGTTTTCTAAACAATGTTCATAAGTTAAATCCAGTCAATGAATTACTCAATTTCATCCACTCATGATTCTACCATTTTTCTTCACACGCAAGAGTTAAAACATTTGTTTAGTTACAGTATTAACTGTGGTCCGGCATCAGCTTAGCATTTTATTTCAATTCTTCAAATCGCCCATTGCAAAACCGGCAGTGTAAAACCAAAGCCACTTCTTAGCTACAAAATTTCTTCAATATCCAATATGACATGTATTAAATCTATTACTAATTTGCATTAGCGTTTAAGGTTTGTAGTGAATACTAAGACGAAGATTTTTGCATATCGATATATTTTTAATGTGCAGTGTAAACAATAGGGAATGTTCTATATGATTCAAGTCTACTTCTAATCAAAGAATCCGAAAATGGATCTCGATAGTAGGCCAATGCTGCTATGCAAACTTAGACATTGACCCACAATGCAGGATTGTTATTTTGCCTGTGCTTGTAGCTACTTTAAGGTTTAAATAATGTAACAAGCGGTGTCTTTCTAGATTTTGTCCCACCAACGGGGATGTGGCCACACCGTGTCCTACTGCAGCCATCTACAGCTCTACCGTTACCACTTCTCTTCATGGGAGCTATGTAGCCGCAGCAGGCACAAACAAGCCTCTTGTGGCATATGACATAGTCTTTGGACTGTACGACCACTGGCATCAACTAAACATCCTACATTCCATCCGCAACGCTCATAGAACGTTGGGCAGATAGAGGGAGCAGAGTAGCATATTCTGGCCCAGCGCGGGGAAGCGTCTGAAGGCCTCCCAGGCGTCTGAGAAGATGTTGTACTTGAGGAAGACGCGGTGCTCCAGGCTGGTGGGCAGGCTGACGTCGCGCGACATAATATAGACGCCGTCGTTGTGCAGCGTGCACGTGAGGTTCAGGCCCGACTTGGAGGTGTTGTCCTTCAGGTGGAGCCACTCCCCCGTGGTCACGTTATAAGACTGAACCGTCAGCATGTCCTCCGTCTGGCTGGCCCGCCGCCCCGGACCCGGCTCCAGCTCGTGGGTGTACCCCCCTACCAGGTAGATGGTATCTTCCACCGAGAGCATCTGCTGCTTACGCACGTGGGCCGAGCAGGAGCGGAACACTGTCCAACTGTCAGAGGTGGGGCAGTAGCGGAGTACGCTGGTATTCCTGTctagtagatacagagagagaaaaaaaacaccatTTGTTAAAATAATTTAAGAACCAGTTGATGTTTTGTCAAATGGACAAGCACTATTTGTGTAGCCTACAGTTCTTTATGTCTACTGTGTGTATACATTGGACATTTTAGAAAATGTTCTCACTTCTGCTGGGAATGACAATCACCCCCACTAACCTCTGGCAGTATATCCTCCCATGACGTAGATCATGCCCTGGCACTCGCAGGCAGAGAACTCTGCCAGGGGGTCGGGTAGTGACGACACGCAGGTCCACCAGTCCTGCTCAGGGCTGTAGCACTCCACAGTGCCCTGACACTGGCCTCCCACTGCATACAGCTTCCCTCGTACCGCCAGCAGCTTGAAGTTGGACCTGACCGGAGGAGAGACGGATATACAACAACATGGAGACATACTGTAGCCTATGTAGTTTGCTGGCTCATCATCAAAACAGATTGAAGATCAAGACATCGACTGACTGCATAGAGATCTATTCATATAGctgacctgtactgacctcttcTGGTTCAGGGGGGCTACCTGGTTCCATTCATTTCTACAGGGGTTGTAGCAGTGTGCCGCTGAGATCTCCTGGCTGGTCATTCTGTACCCACCGACAATGAACAGGTAGTTGTCCAACACGGCTGAGCCGTAGCCTCTCACATTGACCATGTCAGAGGGCAGGTTGTTAGCGAGCGGCTTCCAGCGCTGCTCCACTTCCCCATACCTCAGCATGGACCAGGGCTCGTCCTGGTCTGGTAGGTCCAGAGCCAAACAGGTGAAGAGTCCGATAGCCACCAGAGTGGCCGTGCCTTTCATACGCATCTCTCTAACCTGGTGGCGCAGAGCAACAGGTAAGTCGCTGAACTCTGGTCTCCGCAGCATCGGGTGGTAGTGACAGCTCATATATCTGAGACAAGCGTTGCGTAGATCATGAGTTCCATATACCTCAGATAGGCTGTAGAGTTCCACACAATTCTCTTTTCGAATTTCAGACGAAATGAGTTTTAGGATAGAGGTGACTTGCAAAAAAGATGCAGTCTCAATGAGGTCTTCCAGGGTCTCGTTGACTACTTTCACTTTGGAGGTGTTGATAAACTCCAGGACCAGCTCGAGCCCTGGCACACTCAGCCCCTGCAGTTGCACTGAATCCTCTCTGGACTCGCGCATCCCAGAGCTGTACAGTGCACGGAAGTAGTCGCTTTTTTCTATCAACTTGCCTTTGTTGACGTTGTACGTTTTGTCATCCATGACAATTACGATTATTTGTTCGGATGACATGTTTAGTGGTTGGGTTAGCTTGATAATGTTGTCAAGTGATCTGTTTTGTTGACTGTCCTCTTCCGGCCTCGATCTGTTAATGACTGCCTGTCAGTTTACATTTCTCAGGCGCAGGGGTGGTCTGCAACTCCAGCCGCACCGCAGTCACCAGGCCTATATATGGTAATGTTCAGCCCATACGTCTGGATGATACCTGGATCATTTCAACACAGTTGAGTGTGCTAGCAAAAGCCTAAGAGTGACTTGGAAATCTAGCTAGCCACTTTATCTTTCAAAAACAGCGGGTATTATCTCGACGTACATCCAAATAATGTTTTTCAGGACCATGTGGTCATTTTTAAGATGTATATACTGGATAACACACTTTCTTTGCATTGTCGAGATAATCTGCAGAATGCTGCAGTTGGTTTTTGAGGAGAAATTGACCAGCATATTTCCTGTTTTGATCCCGTGGGTTGCGTCACTTGCTTGCTCAGCCGGAAACCACCGTTTTCTTCTTCGTGTAAAGACAATGCCATGCAGATTGGTACAAGATGTGTTGCTGCCACCAGCTGGCTTGGGGTATACTCTACCTGCACTCGACAGGTGCAAGCCACCCGTAGTACATGTTCCTATATTTTGCTTAACCAAATTTTCAGGGAACCAGGTACATTAAAACCAACAGTTTCCAACTATCAACAACATAAACTTGCAATGAAGTAAGACAGtgtatagggtggcaggtagctagtggttagagtggtgaactagtaaccggaaggttgctagatcgaatccctgagctaacaaggtaaaaatctgttgttctgcccctgaacaaggcagttaacccactgttcctaggccgtcattgtaaataagaatttgttcttaactgacttgcctagttaaataaaggttatataaataaaatatagcCTCTGTGGCACCCGACACACAGCTCATCCTGCCGCCAACCTCAGGCTGAGCCTACCCAACAGGAACATGTTTATTGGGGGCTGATGTAggatacagtattttactgttaACATAATGGCGATATGGACTGGAGGCAAGCACGGTGTATTACTGCCACCCAGTGATGAAATATGTAACTGTTTTGCACTTCGCTGAGTAGGCCTTTTGGAGTACCAATGATATATATTTGAATCACAATTTAACAGTAGAATAGTAGGAAGCTGAATCTGATACTTTTGTTTGTCATGACTATTTTGCAGCTCGATTTTTCTCTTTCTCAGGGGCACCTGTAAGTGGAACAGCAGGTTTTGGGGAGAGTTAAAACAGAGAGACTTTCTGCATTCTTCACCCTTCTGCTCTGTGGAAAAAACACTCATCGAGGGAGTACAAGTCTAGATAATGACTGATAGCGCTCTTCATGAATGCAGATGGCCATATATAGGGGCaggcagcttgtgtgtgtgtgtgcgtgtgtgcgtgtgtgttggtaGGAGGGGGGATGGGTGATGACACGACACTATGGCAGACCACACTACTTAGACTGGGACTAACAGCAGATATTCACCCCTGCAAAGGGTCTACCCTATATGGGACCTATGAGCTGTACTGTCAGGTGTCCATATGTTGTAGACACTGCCCCAGAACTGTGGTTTGCTGCACCTCTACAGACAACCATCTGGCACCTCCTTCTCATGTACCAAAGCATAGAAATTTCCAGGGCGAAACTGCCTAAATAGGTTCTGGTTAAGGTTGCAAAGAGAGGGTATATTAGTGGTAACTTtcgaagtttaccagtaaactaccagaattttggtaactttcaaggattttatgtaatttatcaaaggacatctagtggcccttttgggtacttcagattatcacaggtgtctgtaattatatCAAGACCTCTGTGTGgttttatcacatgtaaaatatataaaataataaaataagagGATTTTTACCATAAACTTAGTCAATACCATTGGTCTTTATGTAAGGGTTTCAGCACAAAATatgctttatatatatattttttacacactttcatttattttactatgtcaatatatctgtgttgttaatgttttgccgccaaactggtggcagttgtgaaaaaagtcaatagttgaaagagttgcagagttaataAAAAATGATGCCTGGTATTTCCCCAGTCATTTTGCATTCTACTTCATTGATGTCTC from the Salmo salar chromosome ssa17, Ssal_v3.1, whole genome shotgun sequence genome contains:
- the LOC106576288 gene encoding kelch-like protein 42; this translates as MSSEQIIVIVMDDKTYNVNKGKLIEKSDYFRALYSSGMRESREDSVQLQGLSVPGLELVLEFINTSKVKVVNETLEDLIETASFLQVTSILKLISSEIRKENCVELYSLSEVYGTHDLRNACLRYMSCHYHPMLRRPEFSDLPVALRHQVREMRMKGTATLVAIGLFTCLALDLPDQDEPWSMLRYGEVEQRWKPLANNLPSDMVNVRGYGSAVLDNYLFIVGGYRMTSQEISAAHCYNPCRNEWNQVAPLNQKRSNFKLLAVRGKLYAVGGQCQGTVECYSPEQDWWTCVSSLPDPLAEFSACECQGMIYVMGGYTARDRNTSVLRYCPTSDSWTVFRSCSAHVRKQQMLSVEDTIYLVGGYTHELEPGPGRRASQTEDMLTVQSYNVTTGEWLHLKDNTSKSGLNLTCTLHNDGVYIMSRDVSLPTSLEHRVFLKYNIFSDAWEAFRRFPALGQNMLLCSLYLPNVL